Proteins found in one Micropterus dolomieu isolate WLL.071019.BEF.003 ecotype Adirondacks linkage group LG10, ASM2129224v1, whole genome shotgun sequence genomic segment:
- the LOC123977812 gene encoding interphotoreceptor matrix proteoglycan 1-like isoform X1, with amino-acid sequence MRPDSGVKTEAVGSGRLVELLKTSAQSEGLEFEARRRSKRSVFLHSGVRICPQETINEVLASHQAYYQLRVCQEAVWEAFRIFFDRIPGTAEYQKWVHTCHQESLCISDLGKNFSSSEEHMSMIHRRMNQRTDGRTPSRVVTPKQTIPEIAGAEVQTAAPTAAPPASTTSTTVLLSPARASPSPALDPTQPAEELEEDLELPNVVPESPVEQIVEFSIDLVDPGYRELLDDPDSPQYIDLAHHLQDQMQHVFDKLPGYKAIRVLGIRPGGISVHYSLVFEINSPKINSENSETATGTPGSSSVVNAGLREIVTKALREDASLPIDLDSLNFEPAANRLPALTSTSSVEVVIEPSEPDSHNEFEVFTDEPEVDKPRLVVPLTPMEKENALVTLLDPTAIPDDEMTAVTGGMSESSDHSPASKDMTDESEAIYVSEPEPSNEEGEEEELLIITHEIKTIHHDETGELVRDYTPTTLAILEQETDAPYGSLSPNQISEEDLTPVEEDGGNPIIDVVTPTRQIVLTTAPAGEELSDLGLPITTLSGITGQPPTEQIVNLEEDEEVNALPDEEGADLGVLEPHDLVEVLKPEVQDVSDLETEVEYLEPERELVVEPDEEVLGVLQPTPEQFEVTETWEWNYGKDPDIEEVSEPEEEVEEVSEPEEEVEEVSEPEEVSEPEEEVEEVSEPEEVSEPEEEVEEVSEPEEEVEEVSEPEEEVEDVSEPEEEVEEVSEPEEESVVENQEEVVASEPEEIEGKELDKVSEPVEVLETKGSKPEEEPDDSAVELFKEEGLEEGVDVLQLEKEIPGEVIEEGLFEVTYPVPQPEKDEEVSEEAEEESELGRDVDEFTEQEDEMVGPGRSEEIVPEVSEETAPEVPEERVPEVSEETVPEVPEKTVPEVPELEAEVVEKEAVDVKPVEEEVTEVPELEDEVVESQEEVVEISKVEEDVVETPEPGEGVVDVLEPAPEPESGPEQEGHVTKVTEPEDGVVKAAESEEEPDKVSEPSEEVVEVVEIAPQPGKDVAEVPDVLQPEEDVQLVEDMVAVPVLEKEPMDILEPQPPPEAGKEGADVFDEKQEEVVENPVPASEPVEGADHVLPPAEDLPGVSEPESEEEVVVDVPEPEEPPAESIKILRPLDGRGDLHFGEDSVEDNEFLPPVRPDYHRPNEEDNLSNIPIDIQPSEEDVGEPDHEYTIIDDFYIEEEVDGVDAQVESDTGAVKSSETSKGALPFETTSDIAEVTAPDRHDTSEDSEVIEDLPEETQERDISVTAAPDSDFFPTPPATSTDAFEVSSPGLTIDSGLFEVAEQSVIPSAPESSEDDSTEPEAESEQSEPAVVIIDEDLEEAVQKGGESQTNPPTAAEDAVDEAVKDLAVELDQTDVTATEANELPDEASGSLPVAEERTTVGVTAPPPVRYLTTPSMTTATQGRELVVFFSLRVTNLNFSEDLFNKTSSEYRSLENTFLDVLLPFLQANLTGFKKLEILNFRKGSVVVNSKMKFAKSVPYNITEAVHCVLEEFCSSASKNLHIHIDTRSLDVEPADQADACKFLACDEFSRCVVNGRTKEAQCLCDPGYLSVDGLPCQSLCVLQPDYCQGGECHIVPGHGALCRYKDSYSLPGLAS; translated from the exons TTTGTCAGGAGGCCGTGTGGGAGGCGTTCAGGATCTTCTTCGACAGGATCCCCGGGACGGCGGAGTACCAGAAATGGGTTCACACGTGTCACCAGGAGTCGCTCTGCATCTCTGACCTCGGCAAAAACTTCAGCAGCTCCGAGGAGCACATGAGCATGATTCACAGG agGATGAACCAGAGGACAGACGGGAGGACTCCATCACG AGTGGTGACACCGAAACAGACGATCCCTGAGATAGCAG GTGCAGAGGTTCAGACCGCCGCCCCGACAGCGGCCCCACCGGCTTCCACCACGAGCACCACCGTCCTCCTCAGCCCTGCGAGAGCCTCTCCAAGCCCCGCCCTCGATCCGACCCAGCCAGCAGAGGAGCTCGAGGAG GACTTGGAGCTTCCTAACGTGGTCCCTGAGAGTCCTGTGGAGCAGATCGTGGAGTTCAGTATCGACCTGGTGGATCCGGGTTACAGAGAGCTGCTGGACGATCCAGACTCCCCTCAGTACATCGACCTGGCTCACCACCTGCAGGACCAG ATGCAGCACGTCTTTGACAAACTCCCAGGGTATAAAGCCATCCGTGTGCTGGGAATCAG GCCTGGAGGAATCTCGGTGCACTACTCCCTCGTCTTTGAGATTAATTCACCTAAAATTAACTCTGAGAATTCAGAGACGGCGACAGGCACCCCGGGGTCGTCATCAGTCGTCAACGCCGGCCTCAGGGAAATCGTGACCAAGGCTTTACGCGAGGACGCCTCGCTGCCAATCGATCTGGACTCACTGAACTTCGAACCAG CGGCAAACCGCCTACCAGCACTGACATCGACCTCTTCAGTAGAAGTAGTGATTGAG CCCAGTGAGCCTGATTCACACAACGAGTTTGAAGTTTTCACTGATGAGCCTGAAGTCGATAAACCCCGGCTGGTGGTTCCCCTCACGCCCATGGAGAAGGAAAATGCCCTTGTGACCCTGCTAGATCCCACGGCTATCCCAGATGATGAGATGACGGCGGTGACTGGTGGGATGTCGGAAAGCAGCGATCACTCCCCGGCCTCAAAGGATATGACTGATGAGTCAGAGGCAATTTATGTGAGTGAGCCCGAACCATCAAATGAAGaaggggaggaagaagaatTGCTTATCATTACACATGAGATTAAAACCATTCATCACGACGAAACTGGTGAACTTGTGAGAGACTACACTCCGACCACTCTTGCGATTCTAGAGCAGGAGACAGATGCTCCATATGGCAGTCTGTCTCCTAACCAGATATCAGAGGAAGACCTGACCCCTGTTGAGGAGGACGGTGGGAATCCAATCATTGATGTCGTTACCCCCACCAGACAGATTGTATTAACTACTGCCCCTGCTGGAGAGGAGCTGTCTGATTTGGGACTCCCAATCACAACACTTTCAGGCATCACAGGCCAACCGCCCACTGAGCAAATAGTGAACCTTGAAGAAGACGAAGAAGTTAATGCCCTTCCGGATGAGGAAGGAGCTGATCTGGGTGTCCTTGAACCTCACGACCTCGTTGAGGTTTTGAAACCAGAGGTGCAAGATGTTTCAGATTTGGAAACTGAAGTTGAATATTTGGAACCAGAGCGAGAGTTAGTGGTGGAACCCGATGAAGAAGTGCTCGGGGTTTTGCAGCCAACACCTGAACAATTTGAAGTTACTGAAACATGGGAATGGAATTATGGAAAAGATCCTGATATAGAAGAAGTTTCAGAGCCAGAGGAAGAAGTAGAGGAAGTTTCAGAGCCAGAGGAAGAAGTAGAGGAAGTTTCAGAGCCAGAGGAAGTTTCAGAGCCAGAGGAAGAAGTAGAGGAAGTTTCAGAGCCAGAGGAAGTTTCAGAGCCAGAGGAAGAAGTAGAGGAAGTTTCAGAGCCAGAGGAAGAAGTAGAGGAAGTTTCAGAGCCAGAGGAAGAAGTAGAGGACGTTTCAGAGCCAGAGGAAGAAGTAGAGGAAGTTTCAGAGCCAGAGGAAGAGTCAGTGGTAGAAAATCAAGAAGAGGTGGTAGCTTCAGAACCAGAAGAAATAGAGGGAAAGGAGCTTGACAAAGTTTCAGAACCAGTTGAGGTTTTAGAGACAAAAGGATCCAAACCAGAGGAAGAACCGGACGATAGTGCAGTTGAGCTTTTTAAAGAAGAAGGCTTGGAAGAGGGAGTAGATGTTTTGCAACTAGAAAAGGAAATTCCAGGAGAGGTAATAGAGGAAGGTCTGTTTGAGGTGACATATCCTGTTCCACAACCTGAGAAAGATGAAGAGGTTTCAGAAGAAGCAGAGGAAGAGTCAGAACTCGGTAGGGATGTAGATGAGTTTACGGAACAAGAAGACGAGATGGTTGGTCCTGGAAGATCAGAGGAAATAGTTCCTGAAGTCTCAGAGGAAACAGCACCTGAAGTTCCAGAGGAAAGAGTACCTGAAGTTTCCGAGGAAACGGTACCTGAAGTTCCTGAGAAAACAGTACCTGAAGTTCCTGAACTGGAAGCAGAGGTAGTGGAGAAGGAAGCAGTTGATGTGAAACCTGTAGAAGAGGAGGTCACTGAGGTTCCAGAACTAGAGGATGAGGTTGTAGAATCACAGGAGGAAGTGGTGGAGATTTCCAAAGTAGAAGAAGATGTTGTTGAAACTCCAGAGCCAGGTGAAGGTGTGGTTGACGTATTAGAACCAGCACCTGAACCAGAATCAGGGCCAGAACAGGAAGGGCATGTAACTAAAGTGACAGAACCAGAAGATGGGGTAGTTAAGGCTGCAGAATCAGAGGAGGAACCAGACAAGGTTTCAGAACCAAGTGAAGAAGTGGTAGAAGTTGTAGAGATAGCGCCACAACCAGGGAAAGATGTAGCAGAAGTACCAGATGTACTACAACCAGAGGAGGATGTACAATTAGTGGAAGACATGGTTGCAGTTCCAGTACTGGAGAAAGAACCTATGGACATTCTGGAACCGCAACCTCCACCAGAAGCTGGAAAAGAGGGAGCTGATGTTTTTGATGAAAAACAAGAGGAGGTAGTTGAGAATCCAGTGCCAGCATCAGAACCAGTTGAAGGCGCAGATCATGTTTTGCCACCAGCAGAAGACTTACCCGGGGTTTCCGAACCAGAATCGGAAGAGGAAGTAGTAGTTGACGTCCCAGAACCAGAGGAGCCGCCAGCCGAATCAATTAAAATCCTTCGCCCCTTGGACGGCAGGGGAGATCTTCACTTTGGAGAGGATTCTGTTGAAGATAACGAGTTCCTTCCACCGGTCAGACCGGACTATCACCGGCCAAATGAGGAAGATAACTTATCCAACATACCAATAGACATCCAACCTTCTGAAGAAGATGTAGGCGAACCCGACCACGAATATACCATCATTGATGACTTTTACATTGAGGAGGAGGTTGATGGTGTAGACGCACAAGTGGAGAGTGACACTGGTGCCGTCAAGAGCTCAGAAACATCAAAGGGTGCTCTGCCATTTGAAACAACCTCTGATATTGCAG AGGTGACGGCTCCAGACAGGCACGACACATCAGAGGACTCTGAAGTCATAGAGGACTTGCCGGAGGAGACACAGGAAAGAGACATCAGTGTAACAGCAGCACCGGATTCAGACTTCTTCCCTACACCTCCGGCTACTTCTACGGATGCGTTTGAAGTGTCCTCACCCGGCCTAACTATAGACTCTGGACTCTTTGAGGTAGCGGAGCAATCTGTAATCCCCTCCGCTCCCGAGTCTTCAGAGGATGATAGCACAGAGCCAGAGGCAGAGTCGGAGCAAAGTGAGCCAGCTGTTGTCATTATCGATGAAGACTTGGAAGAGGCAGTGCAGAAAGGAGGCGAAAGCCAAACCAACCCACCGACAGCTGCTGAAGACGCCGTTGACGAGGCTGTGAAGGACCTGGCGGTGGAGTTGGATCAAACGGACGTAACGGCCACAGAGGCAAACGAGCTGCCGGACGAGGCGAGTGGTTCCCTACCTGTGGCTGAGGAACGCACAACTGTCGGCGTCACCGCCCCGCCTCCGGTGAGATACCTGACCACACCTTCCATGACCACGGCCACCCAGGGCAGGGAGCTGGTGGTGTTCTTCAGCCTGCGCGTCACCAACTTGAACTTCTCCGAGGACCTCTTCAACAAGACGTCTTCCGAGTACAGATCCCTGGAGAACACCTTCTTAGACGTG CTGCTGCCGTTCCTGCAGGCGAACCTCACGGGCTTCAAGAAACTGGAAATTCTCAACTTCAGGAAGGGCAGCGTTGTCGTCAACAGCAAGATGAAGTTCGCCAAGTCTGTGCCGTACAACATCACCGAGGCCGTCCACTGCGTCCTGGAGGAGTTCTGCTCCTCCGCCTCCAAGAACCTGCACATCCACATCGACACCCGCTCTCTGGATGTTGAACCAG
- the LOC123977812 gene encoding interphotoreceptor matrix proteoglycan 1-like isoform X2, which translates to MRPDSGVKTEAVGSGRLVELLKTSAQSEGLEFEARRRSKRSVFLHSGVRICPQETINEVLASHQAYYQLRVCQEAVWEAFRIFFDRIPGTAEYQKWVHTCHQESLCISDLGKNFSSSEEHMSMIHRRMNQRTDGRTPSRVVTPKQTIPEIAGAEVQTAAPTAAPPASTTSTTVLLSPARASPSPALDPTQPAEELEEDLELPNVVPESPVEQIVEFSIDLVDPGYRELLDDPDSPQYIDLAHHLQDQMQHVFDKLPGYKAIRVLGIRPGGISVHYSLVFEINSPKINSENSETATGTPGSSSVVNAGLREIVTKALREDASLPIDLDSLNFEPAANRLPALTSTSSVEVVIEPSEPDSHNEFEVFTDEPEVDKPRLVVPLTPMEKENALVTLLDPTAIPDDEMTAVTGGMSESSDHSPASKDMTDESEAIYVSEPEPSNEEGEEEELLIITHEIKTIHHDETGELVRDYTPTTLAILEQETDAPYGSLSPNQISEEDLTPVEEDGGNPIIDVVTPTRQIVLTTAPAGEELSDLGLPITTLSGITGQPPTEQIVNLEEDEEVNALPDEEGADLGVLEPHDLVEVLKPEVQDVSDLETEVEYLEPERELVVEPDEEVLGVLQPTPEQFEVTETWEWNYGKDPDIEEVSEPEEEVEEVSEPEEEVEEVSEPEEVSEPEEEVEEVSEPEEVSEPEEEVEEVSEPEEESVVENQEEVVASEPEEIEGKELDKVSEPVEVLETKGSKPEEEPDDSAVELFKEEGLEEGVDVLQLEKEIPGEVIEEGLFEVTYPVPQPEKDEEVSEEAEEESELGRDVDEFTEQEDEMVGPGRSEEIVPEVSEETAPEVPEERVPEVSEETVPEVPEKTVPEVPELEAEVVEKEAVDVKPVEEEVTEVPELEDEVVESQEEVVEISKVEEDVVETPEPGEGVVDVLEPAPEPESGPEQEGHVTKVTEPEDGVVKAAESEEEPDKVSEPSEEVVEVVEIAPQPGKDVAEVPDVLQPEEDVQLVEDMVAVPVLEKEPMDILEPQPPPEAGKEGADVFDEKQEEVVENPVPASEPVEGADHVLPPAEDLPGVSEPESEEEVVVDVPEPEEPPAESIKILRPLDGRGDLHFGEDSVEDNEFLPPVRPDYHRPNEEDNLSNIPIDIQPSEEDVGEPDHEYTIIDDFYIEEEVDGVDAQVESDTGAVKSSETSKGALPFETTSDIAEVTAPDRHDTSEDSEVIEDLPEETQERDISVTAAPDSDFFPTPPATSTDAFEVSSPGLTIDSGLFEVAEQSVIPSAPESSEDDSTEPEAESEQSEPAVVIIDEDLEEAVQKGGESQTNPPTAAEDAVDEAVKDLAVELDQTDVTATEANELPDEASGSLPVAEERTTVGVTAPPPVRYLTTPSMTTATQGRELVVFFSLRVTNLNFSEDLFNKTSSEYRSLENTFLDVLLPFLQANLTGFKKLEILNFRKGSVVVNSKMKFAKSVPYNITEAVHCVLEEFCSSASKNLHIHIDTRSLDVEPADQADACKFLACDEFSRCVVNGRTKEAQCLCDPGYLSVDGLPCQSLCVLQPDYCQGGECHIVPGHGALCRYKDSYSLPGLAS; encoded by the exons TTTGTCAGGAGGCCGTGTGGGAGGCGTTCAGGATCTTCTTCGACAGGATCCCCGGGACGGCGGAGTACCAGAAATGGGTTCACACGTGTCACCAGGAGTCGCTCTGCATCTCTGACCTCGGCAAAAACTTCAGCAGCTCCGAGGAGCACATGAGCATGATTCACAGG agGATGAACCAGAGGACAGACGGGAGGACTCCATCACG AGTGGTGACACCGAAACAGACGATCCCTGAGATAGCAG GTGCAGAGGTTCAGACCGCCGCCCCGACAGCGGCCCCACCGGCTTCCACCACGAGCACCACCGTCCTCCTCAGCCCTGCGAGAGCCTCTCCAAGCCCCGCCCTCGATCCGACCCAGCCAGCAGAGGAGCTCGAGGAG GACTTGGAGCTTCCTAACGTGGTCCCTGAGAGTCCTGTGGAGCAGATCGTGGAGTTCAGTATCGACCTGGTGGATCCGGGTTACAGAGAGCTGCTGGACGATCCAGACTCCCCTCAGTACATCGACCTGGCTCACCACCTGCAGGACCAG ATGCAGCACGTCTTTGACAAACTCCCAGGGTATAAAGCCATCCGTGTGCTGGGAATCAG GCCTGGAGGAATCTCGGTGCACTACTCCCTCGTCTTTGAGATTAATTCACCTAAAATTAACTCTGAGAATTCAGAGACGGCGACAGGCACCCCGGGGTCGTCATCAGTCGTCAACGCCGGCCTCAGGGAAATCGTGACCAAGGCTTTACGCGAGGACGCCTCGCTGCCAATCGATCTGGACTCACTGAACTTCGAACCAG CGGCAAACCGCCTACCAGCACTGACATCGACCTCTTCAGTAGAAGTAGTGATTGAG CCCAGTGAGCCTGATTCACACAACGAGTTTGAAGTTTTCACTGATGAGCCTGAAGTCGATAAACCCCGGCTGGTGGTTCCCCTCACGCCCATGGAGAAGGAAAATGCCCTTGTGACCCTGCTAGATCCCACGGCTATCCCAGATGATGAGATGACGGCGGTGACTGGTGGGATGTCGGAAAGCAGCGATCACTCCCCGGCCTCAAAGGATATGACTGATGAGTCAGAGGCAATTTATGTGAGTGAGCCCGAACCATCAAATGAAGaaggggaggaagaagaatTGCTTATCATTACACATGAGATTAAAACCATTCATCACGACGAAACTGGTGAACTTGTGAGAGACTACACTCCGACCACTCTTGCGATTCTAGAGCAGGAGACAGATGCTCCATATGGCAGTCTGTCTCCTAACCAGATATCAGAGGAAGACCTGACCCCTGTTGAGGAGGACGGTGGGAATCCAATCATTGATGTCGTTACCCCCACCAGACAGATTGTATTAACTACTGCCCCTGCTGGAGAGGAGCTGTCTGATTTGGGACTCCCAATCACAACACTTTCAGGCATCACAGGCCAACCGCCCACTGAGCAAATAGTGAACCTTGAAGAAGACGAAGAAGTTAATGCCCTTCCGGATGAGGAAGGAGCTGATCTGGGTGTCCTTGAACCTCACGACCTCGTTGAGGTTTTGAAACCAGAGGTGCAAGATGTTTCAGATTTGGAAACTGAAGTTGAATATTTGGAACCAGAGCGAGAGTTAGTGGTGGAACCCGATGAAGAAGTGCTCGGGGTTTTGCAGCCAACACCTGAACAATTTGAAGTTACTGAAACATGGGAATGGAATTATGGAAAAGATCCTGATATAGAAGAAGTTTCAGAGCCAGAGGAAGAAGTAGAGGAAGTTTCAGAGCCAGAGGAAGAAGTAGAGGAAGTTTCAGAGCCAGAGGAAGTTTCAGAGCCAGAGGAAGAAGTAGAGGAAGTTTCAGAGCCAGAGGAAGTTTCAGAGCCAGAGGAAGAAGTAGAGGAAGTTTCAGAGCCAGAGGAAGAA TCAGTGGTAGAAAATCAAGAAGAGGTGGTAGCTTCAGAACCAGAAGAAATAGAGGGAAAGGAGCTTGACAAAGTTTCAGAACCAGTTGAGGTTTTAGAGACAAAAGGATCCAAACCAGAGGAAGAACCGGACGATAGTGCAGTTGAGCTTTTTAAAGAAGAAGGCTTGGAAGAGGGAGTAGATGTTTTGCAACTAGAAAAGGAAATTCCAGGAGAGGTAATAGAGGAAGGTCTGTTTGAGGTGACATATCCTGTTCCACAACCTGAGAAAGATGAAGAGGTTTCAGAAGAAGCAGAGGAAGAGTCAGAACTCGGTAGGGATGTAGATGAGTTTACGGAACAAGAAGACGAGATGGTTGGTCCTGGAAGATCAGAGGAAATAGTTCCTGAAGTCTCAGAGGAAACAGCACCTGAAGTTCCAGAGGAAAGAGTACCTGAAGTTTCCGAGGAAACGGTACCTGAAGTTCCTGAGAAAACAGTACCTGAAGTTCCTGAACTGGAAGCAGAGGTAGTGGAGAAGGAAGCAGTTGATGTGAAACCTGTAGAAGAGGAGGTCACTGAGGTTCCAGAACTAGAGGATGAGGTTGTAGAATCACAGGAGGAAGTGGTGGAGATTTCCAAAGTAGAAGAAGATGTTGTTGAAACTCCAGAGCCAGGTGAAGGTGTGGTTGACGTATTAGAACCAGCACCTGAACCAGAATCAGGGCCAGAACAGGAAGGGCATGTAACTAAAGTGACAGAACCAGAAGATGGGGTAGTTAAGGCTGCAGAATCAGAGGAGGAACCAGACAAGGTTTCAGAACCAAGTGAAGAAGTGGTAGAAGTTGTAGAGATAGCGCCACAACCAGGGAAAGATGTAGCAGAAGTACCAGATGTACTACAACCAGAGGAGGATGTACAATTAGTGGAAGACATGGTTGCAGTTCCAGTACTGGAGAAAGAACCTATGGACATTCTGGAACCGCAACCTCCACCAGAAGCTGGAAAAGAGGGAGCTGATGTTTTTGATGAAAAACAAGAGGAGGTAGTTGAGAATCCAGTGCCAGCATCAGAACCAGTTGAAGGCGCAGATCATGTTTTGCCACCAGCAGAAGACTTACCCGGGGTTTCCGAACCAGAATCGGAAGAGGAAGTAGTAGTTGACGTCCCAGAACCAGAGGAGCCGCCAGCCGAATCAATTAAAATCCTTCGCCCCTTGGACGGCAGGGGAGATCTTCACTTTGGAGAGGATTCTGTTGAAGATAACGAGTTCCTTCCACCGGTCAGACCGGACTATCACCGGCCAAATGAGGAAGATAACTTATCCAACATACCAATAGACATCCAACCTTCTGAAGAAGATGTAGGCGAACCCGACCACGAATATACCATCATTGATGACTTTTACATTGAGGAGGAGGTTGATGGTGTAGACGCACAAGTGGAGAGTGACACTGGTGCCGTCAAGAGCTCAGAAACATCAAAGGGTGCTCTGCCATTTGAAACAACCTCTGATATTGCAG AGGTGACGGCTCCAGACAGGCACGACACATCAGAGGACTCTGAAGTCATAGAGGACTTGCCGGAGGAGACACAGGAAAGAGACATCAGTGTAACAGCAGCACCGGATTCAGACTTCTTCCCTACACCTCCGGCTACTTCTACGGATGCGTTTGAAGTGTCCTCACCCGGCCTAACTATAGACTCTGGACTCTTTGAGGTAGCGGAGCAATCTGTAATCCCCTCCGCTCCCGAGTCTTCAGAGGATGATAGCACAGAGCCAGAGGCAGAGTCGGAGCAAAGTGAGCCAGCTGTTGTCATTATCGATGAAGACTTGGAAGAGGCAGTGCAGAAAGGAGGCGAAAGCCAAACCAACCCACCGACAGCTGCTGAAGACGCCGTTGACGAGGCTGTGAAGGACCTGGCGGTGGAGTTGGATCAAACGGACGTAACGGCCACAGAGGCAAACGAGCTGCCGGACGAGGCGAGTGGTTCCCTACCTGTGGCTGAGGAACGCACAACTGTCGGCGTCACCGCCCCGCCTCCGGTGAGATACCTGACCACACCTTCCATGACCACGGCCACCCAGGGCAGGGAGCTGGTGGTGTTCTTCAGCCTGCGCGTCACCAACTTGAACTTCTCCGAGGACCTCTTCAACAAGACGTCTTCCGAGTACAGATCCCTGGAGAACACCTTCTTAGACGTG CTGCTGCCGTTCCTGCAGGCGAACCTCACGGGCTTCAAGAAACTGGAAATTCTCAACTTCAGGAAGGGCAGCGTTGTCGTCAACAGCAAGATGAAGTTCGCCAAGTCTGTGCCGTACAACATCACCGAGGCCGTCCACTGCGTCCTGGAGGAGTTCTGCTCCTCCGCCTCCAAGAACCTGCACATCCACATCGACACCCGCTCTCTGGATGTTGAACCAG